The proteins below are encoded in one region of Lagenorhynchus albirostris chromosome 7, mLagAlb1.1, whole genome shotgun sequence:
- the LOC132523027 gene encoding large ribosomal subunit protein uL22-like, which translates to MVRYSLDPENPTKSCKSRGSNLRVHFKNTRETAQAIKGMHIRKATKYLKDVTLKKQCVPFCHYNGGVGRCAQAKQWGCTQGRWPKKSAEFLLHMLKNAESNAELKGLDVDSLVIEHIQVNKAPRMRHRTYRAHGRINPYMSSPCHIEMILTEKEQIVPKPEEEVAQKKKISQKKLNKQKLMARE; encoded by the coding sequence ATGGTTCGCTATTCACTTGACCCAGAAAATCCCACAAAATCATGCAAGTCGAGAGGTTCAAATCTTCGTGTTCACTTTAAGAACACTCGTGAAACAGCCCAGGCCATTAAGGGTATGCATATCCGAAAAGCCACCAAGTATCTGAAGGATGTCACTTTAAAGAAGCAGTGTGTGCCATTCTGTCATTACAATGGTGGAGTTGGTAGGTGTGCCCAGGCCAAACAGTGGGGCTGCACGCAGGGTCGGTGGCCCAAAAAGAGTGCTGAATTTTTACTGCACATGCTCAAAAATGCAGAGAGTAATGCTGAACTTAAGGGCTTAGATGTAGATTCTCTGGTCATTGAGCACATCCAGGTGAACAAAGCCCCCAGGATGCGGCACAGGACTTATAGAGCTCATGGTCGGATCAACCCATACATGAGCTCTCCGTGCCACATTGAGATGATCcttactgaaaaagaacagattgttcctaaaccagaagaggaggttgcccagaagaaaaagatatcccagaagaaattgaacaaacaaaaacttat